The Phacochoerus africanus isolate WHEZ1 unplaced genomic scaffold, ROS_Pafr_v1 Scaffold_112, whole genome shotgun sequence genome includes the window tcatgaacctgacttaggatccatgaggttgcgggttcgacccccggcctcactcagtgggttaaggatccggcgctgccgtgagctgtggtgtaggtcgcagacgcagctcagatcccaagtggctgtggctctggcgtaggccagcggccacagctccgattcgacccctagcctgggaacctccataggccgcaggtgcggccctaagacaGCAAACACACCgcaaaaaaccataaaagcagAAAGTCATACAACAAACAACATTACAGATTACACCCTCTCCCCAACAAAAAATAGATTCTATTGTAATACGTGAGAGTAAAAAGTGCAAGTCCATTTGGATAAAAAACGAGTCCAGAACTGGAAGATGAGGTCCTCAAACACTCAGGACACAGCAGCACCAGCTTCACCTTCTTTGAAGACGAACTTTCCGGAGCCCACCAGCGTGTCCTCAATTTTCTCCTTTGCGTGTCTCTGCCCCAGTGCTGCTAAGGCATCGAGGAGGTCGTTGACTGAGGCCTCCCGCCCTTTGCAGCGGACCCAGGTCTCCAGCATCTCATACAAGGCATCCCCGGTGTTCTGGGCACGATCTCTGCTCTGCAGGATCTCATTTTGGGTGAGGCCCATCTTCCTCATGAGTTTGTCCCAGGCATCATAAGGCACGATGGTGGAAA containing:
- the LOC125119083 gene encoding tumor necrosis factor receptor superfamily member 10A-like isoform X2, which encodes MDKVLFWRPHPSRGPEALDNARNDTLVNRDCLSSPVSDQEVEDPEQVEPTGVQSSGEADHLLEPAAAEGSRVRRGPLVPADGEDPTECLRQFFDDFSTIVPYDAWDKLMRKMGLTQNEILQSRDRAQNTGDALYEMLETWVRCKGREASVNDLLDALAALGQRHAKEKIEDTLVGSGKFVFKEGEAGAAVS